One Helianthus annuus cultivar XRQ/B chromosome 12, HanXRQr2.0-SUNRISE, whole genome shotgun sequence genomic region harbors:
- the LOC110894954 gene encoding phosphoinositide phospholipase C 2 isoform X2, whose amino-acid sequence MSKQTYRVCFCFRRRFRLAATEAPPPVKAMFNNYSDNGVMNVDHFHRFLVEVQKQEKASLEDAQAIMHSTAHIFHRRGFNLETFFKYLLGESNSAFDTNRSVHHDMNAPLSHYFIFTGHNSYLTGNQLSSDCSDVPIIQALHKGVRVIELDIWPNSTKDDVHVLHGGTLTTPVELLKCLKSIKQHAFTASEYPVVITLEDHLTTDLQAKVAKMVHDTFGDMLFTPDTEVLPEFPSPDTLKRRVMISTKPPKEYLKSQETKASGNASQKENDEAWGGEIPSFKSRSAEFKDDFEEEDEEDYQDDSAPAYKNLIAIHAGKGKGGLDDWLTVDPDKVRRLSLSEQELEKAAKTHGQQIVRFTQRNILRVYPKGIRFDSSNYNPLVGWMHGAQMVAFNMQGYGRSLWVMQGMFKANGGCGYVKKPDILINNESIFDPRVQLPCKMVLKVTVYMGEGWYYDFSHTHFDAYSPPDFYTRVGIAGVPADTIMKRTKAIEDNWIPAWNEDFEFSLTVPELALLRIEVHEYDMSEKDDFGGQACLPISELRQGIRAVPLHNQKGEKYKSVKLLMHFDFDFV is encoded by the exons ATGTCCAAACAGACCTACAGAGTCTGTTTCTGCTTCCGCCGGAGGTTCCGCCTTGCTGCCACCGAAGCTCCGCCGCCGGTCAAGGCTATGTTCAACAACTACTCCGATAACGGCGTCATGAACGTCGATCACTTCCACCGCTTCCTTGTTGAGGTCCAGAAACAGGAGAAAGCTAGTTTGGAAGATGCTCAGGCAATTATGCATAGTACTGCTCATATATTTCATCGCAGGGGGTTTAATCTCGAGACCTTTTTTAAGTACTTGCTTGGTGAATCTAATTCTGCTTTCGATACTAATCGTTCG GTTCATCATGATATGAATGCTCCATTGTCTCACTACTTTATATTCACCGGTCACAATTCCTATTTAACTGGGAACCAATTGAGCAGTGACTGTAGTGATGTTCCCATAATTCAAGCATTGCACAAAGGCGTAAGAGTCATTGAGTTGGACATATGGCCCAATTCAACTAAGGATGATGTGCATGTCCTTCATGGAGG GACATTGACGACTCCAGTTGaattgcttaaatgtttaaaGTCTATCAAGCAGCATGCTTTCACTGCCTCTGAGTATCCTGTTGTGATTACCCTAGAAGACCACCTTACTACCGATCTTCAGgctaaagtggctaag ATGGTTCATGACACATTTGGAGACATGCTGTTTACTCCTGACACAGAGGTTTTACCAGAATTTCCGTCTCCAGATACTCTGAAAAGAAGGGTTATGATATCTACTAAACCTCCTAAAGAGTATCTTAAATCCCAAGAAACTAAAGCAAGCGGAAACGCTTCACAAAAAGAGAATGATGAAGCCTGGGGTGGTGAAATTCCCAGCTTTAAATCCAGGAGTGCTGAATTTAAG GATGATTTCGAAGAAGAAGACGAAGAGGACTATCAAGACGACAGTGCCCCTGCATATAAGAATTTGATTGCTATTCATGCCGGAAAGGGAAAGGGCGGTTTGGACGATTGGCTGACAGTTGACCCAGATAAAGTCAGACGGCTTAGCTTAAGTGAGCAAGAGCTTGAGAAGGCTGCGAAAACTCATGGACAACAAATTGTCAG GTTTACTCAGAGGAATATTCTGAGAGTATATCCTAAGGGTATACGTTTCGACTCATCTAACTACAACCCACTGGTTGGGTGGATGCATGGAGCTCAGATGGTGGCGTTTAATATGCAG GGGTATGGAAGATCACTttgggtgatgcaaggaatgttCAAGGCCAATGGTGGTTGTGGATATGTTAAAAAACCTGATATCTTGATCAACAATGAGTCCATCTTTGATCCTAGAGTTCAATTACCTTGCAAAATGGTCCTCAAG GTAACCGTTTATATGGGCGAAGGATGGTACTATGATTTTTCGCATACACATTTTGATGCATACTCACCTCCAGATTTCTACACAAGG GTTGGAATCGCTGGAGTACCTGCTGATACCataatgaaaagaacgaaagcaATCGAAGACAACTGGATCCCTGCATGGAACGAAGACTTCGAATTTTCGTTAACAGTCCCGGAACTTGCTCTCCTCAGGATCGAAGTTCATGAGTATGACATGTCAGAAAAGGATGATTTTGGTGGCCAAGCATGCCTACCAATTTCTGAGCTGCGTCAAGGCATTCGAGCGGTTCCATTGCATAACCAGAAAGGCGAAAAGTACAAGTCGGTAAAGCTACTTATGCATTTTGACTTCGACTTTGTTTAA
- the LOC110894954 gene encoding phosphoinositide phospholipase C 2 isoform X1 has product MSKQTYRVCFCFRRRFRLAATEAPPPVKAMFNNYSDNGVMNVDHFHRFLVEVQKQEKASLEDAQAIMHSTAHIFHRRGFNLETFFKYLLGESNSAFDTNRSVHHDMNAPLSHYFIFTGHNSYLTGNQLSSDCSDVPIIQALHKGVRVIELDIWPNSTKDDVHVLHGGTLTTPVELLKCLKSIKQHAFTASEYPVVITLEDHLTTDLQAKVAKMVHDTFGDMLFTPDTEVLPEFPSPDTLKRRVMISTKPPKEYLKSQETKASGNASQKENDEAWGGEIPSFKSRSAEFKDDFEEEDEEDYQDDSAPAYKNLIAIHAGKGKGGLDDWLTVDPDKVRRLSLSEQELEKAAKTHGQQIVRFTQRNILRVYPKDICFDSSNYNPLFGFCFRFTQRNILRVYPKGIRFDSSNYNPLVGWMHGAQMVAFNMQGYGRSLWVMQGMFKANGGCGYVKKPDILINNESIFDPRVQLPCKMVLKVTVYMGEGWYYDFSHTHFDAYSPPDFYTRVGIAGVPADTIMKRTKAIEDNWIPAWNEDFEFSLTVPELALLRIEVHEYDMSEKDDFGGQACLPISELRQGIRAVPLHNQKGEKYKSVKLLMHFDFDFV; this is encoded by the exons ATGTCCAAACAGACCTACAGAGTCTGTTTCTGCTTCCGCCGGAGGTTCCGCCTTGCTGCCACCGAAGCTCCGCCGCCGGTCAAGGCTATGTTCAACAACTACTCCGATAACGGCGTCATGAACGTCGATCACTTCCACCGCTTCCTTGTTGAGGTCCAGAAACAGGAGAAAGCTAGTTTGGAAGATGCTCAGGCAATTATGCATAGTACTGCTCATATATTTCATCGCAGGGGGTTTAATCTCGAGACCTTTTTTAAGTACTTGCTTGGTGAATCTAATTCTGCTTTCGATACTAATCGTTCG GTTCATCATGATATGAATGCTCCATTGTCTCACTACTTTATATTCACCGGTCACAATTCCTATTTAACTGGGAACCAATTGAGCAGTGACTGTAGTGATGTTCCCATAATTCAAGCATTGCACAAAGGCGTAAGAGTCATTGAGTTGGACATATGGCCCAATTCAACTAAGGATGATGTGCATGTCCTTCATGGAGG GACATTGACGACTCCAGTTGaattgcttaaatgtttaaaGTCTATCAAGCAGCATGCTTTCACTGCCTCTGAGTATCCTGTTGTGATTACCCTAGAAGACCACCTTACTACCGATCTTCAGgctaaagtggctaag ATGGTTCATGACACATTTGGAGACATGCTGTTTACTCCTGACACAGAGGTTTTACCAGAATTTCCGTCTCCAGATACTCTGAAAAGAAGGGTTATGATATCTACTAAACCTCCTAAAGAGTATCTTAAATCCCAAGAAACTAAAGCAAGCGGAAACGCTTCACAAAAAGAGAATGATGAAGCCTGGGGTGGTGAAATTCCCAGCTTTAAATCCAGGAGTGCTGAATTTAAG GATGATTTCGAAGAAGAAGACGAAGAGGACTATCAAGACGACAGTGCCCCTGCATATAAGAATTTGATTGCTATTCATGCCGGAAAGGGAAAGGGCGGTTTGGACGATTGGCTGACAGTTGACCCAGATAAAGTCAGACGGCTTAGCTTAAGTGAGCAAGAGCTTGAGAAGGCTGCGAAAACTCATGGACAACAAATTGTCAG GTTCACTCAGAGGAATATTCTGAGAGTGTATCCTAAGGATATATGTTTCGACTCATCTAACTATAACCCACTGTTTGGGTTTTGCTTTAGGTTTACTCAGAGGAATATTCTGAGAGTATATCCTAAGGGTATACGTTTCGACTCATCTAACTACAACCCACTGGTTGGGTGGATGCATGGAGCTCAGATGGTGGCGTTTAATATGCAG GGGTATGGAAGATCACTttgggtgatgcaaggaatgttCAAGGCCAATGGTGGTTGTGGATATGTTAAAAAACCTGATATCTTGATCAACAATGAGTCCATCTTTGATCCTAGAGTTCAATTACCTTGCAAAATGGTCCTCAAG GTAACCGTTTATATGGGCGAAGGATGGTACTATGATTTTTCGCATACACATTTTGATGCATACTCACCTCCAGATTTCTACACAAGG GTTGGAATCGCTGGAGTACCTGCTGATACCataatgaaaagaacgaaagcaATCGAAGACAACTGGATCCCTGCATGGAACGAAGACTTCGAATTTTCGTTAACAGTCCCGGAACTTGCTCTCCTCAGGATCGAAGTTCATGAGTATGACATGTCAGAAAAGGATGATTTTGGTGGCCAAGCATGCCTACCAATTTCTGAGCTGCGTCAAGGCATTCGAGCGGTTCCATTGCATAACCAGAAAGGCGAAAAGTACAAGTCGGTAAAGCTACTTATGCATTTTGACTTCGACTTTGTTTAA